The Collimonas fungivorans Ter331 genome has a segment encoding these proteins:
- a CDS encoding MFS transporter → MPEVSVEGQLPSSNEEVRKQFRQAASPAVARLTFGLLWLSETAFDLGSTLVSFAVGVWIFSHTGSAQDYSLSVLAAALASMLVTPVAGALADRYDRRWVVLGCDVAAILCTAAVLLSLLADRMSVTAFYLYAAAAAAIGALRRPAIRVAVSNFIPKDRFAQVGGLTGISRSIVQVGAPAASGFLMAYFGLQAVMAVQFCLLAAGALLVFGALTRAGGAARGGSASAALAQGSFWTSARTSFSGALGYLKEQPLMRSLLLYGALVQCLMVLATTMLTPMVLSTHATEALGTVMSVGIVGGLAGSMLVASSVIKRDLMLWILVCDAVQSAAVLGAGLSTSVAVWCACAFACLFCGSTSVACSYALWMRKAPLAHQGSVFALLAASNMLVMCLVLLAGGYLADAVLEPAFAAGGALSASIGGWFGSGKGRGIGFLFFLCGLCGLALTLLALASSRLRRLDVLVPERAED, encoded by the coding sequence ATGCCTGAGGTAAGCGTTGAAGGCCAGCTACCCTCGTCGAACGAAGAAGTAAGGAAGCAGTTCCGCCAAGCCGCATCGCCGGCAGTCGCCCGGCTGACATTCGGGCTGCTGTGGCTGAGCGAAACCGCGTTCGATCTCGGCAGCACCTTGGTGAGCTTCGCCGTCGGCGTCTGGATTTTTTCCCATACGGGTTCGGCCCAGGATTACTCCTTGTCGGTGCTGGCGGCGGCGCTGGCGTCGATGCTGGTGACGCCCGTGGCAGGCGCGCTGGCGGACCGTTACGACCGGCGCTGGGTAGTGCTCGGCTGCGATGTTGCCGCCATCCTCTGTACGGCTGCGGTGCTGCTGTCGCTGCTGGCGGACCGCATGAGCGTCACTGCCTTTTATCTGTATGCAGCTGCCGCGGCAGCGATCGGCGCCTTGCGGCGGCCGGCGATCCGGGTTGCGGTCAGCAATTTCATTCCCAAGGACAGGTTTGCCCAGGTCGGCGGACTGACCGGCATTTCGCGATCCATCGTGCAGGTCGGGGCGCCGGCTGCGTCCGGTTTCCTGATGGCGTATTTCGGCTTGCAGGCAGTGATGGCGGTGCAGTTCTGCCTGCTGGCGGCGGGCGCGCTGCTGGTGTTCGGCGCGCTGACCAGGGCCGGCGGCGCGGCGCGCGGCGGCTCTGCCTCTGCCGCACTGGCGCAGGGTTCGTTCTGGACCAGCGCCAGGACCAGTTTTTCCGGTGCATTGGGTTATCTGAAAGAACAGCCTCTGATGCGCAGCCTGCTGCTGTACGGCGCGCTGGTGCAATGCCTGATGGTGCTGGCGACCACCATGCTGACGCCGATGGTGCTGTCGACCCATGCCACCGAAGCGCTCGGCACGGTGATGTCGGTCGGCATCGTCGGCGGCCTGGCCGGGTCGATGCTGGTGGCGAGCTCAGTCATCAAGCGCGACCTGATGCTGTGGATATTGGTCTGCGATGCGGTCCAGTCTGCAGCGGTCCTCGGCGCCGGCCTGTCGACTTCGGTTGCGGTCTGGTGCGCATGCGCATTCGCCTGCCTGTTTTGCGGCAGCACTTCGGTCGCCTGCTCATACGCGCTATGGATGCGCAAGGCGCCGCTGGCCCATCAGGGCAGCGTCTTTGCGCTGCTGGCGGCGTCCAACATGCTGGTCATGTGCCTGGTGCTGCTGGCCGGCGGCTACCTGGCCGACGCGGTGCTGGAACCGGCGTTTGCCGCCGGCGGCGCCTTGAGCGCCTCGATCGGCGGCTGGTTCGGCAGCGGCAAGGGACGCGGCATCGGTTTCCTGTTTTTCCTGTGCGGTCTCTGCGGCCTGGCGCTGACCTTGCTGGCCCTCGCCAGCAGCCGCTTGCGGCGGCTCGATGTGCTGGTGCCAGAGCGAGCAGAGGATTGA
- a CDS encoding ABC transporter permease encodes MNTTILSTNAATAASPARRKFLLRSWLTRHPSAFTLLLIVLVCIAIGALNPGFFQLAMLFDIVRACTVLGLFSLGVMIVLAAGGIDVSFAAIAALTMYSITKVVLVYFPDASMALILTSGAVGGTALGVLNGLLVDWLKAPSLIVTIGTQYLYRGLLLTFVGTVFFMNIPHSMDAFGKLALWRHDTAEGLHAVLPATVLVLVAAGLLTWWLLNRTLMGRAVYAIGGSLAIAERLGYNLRTVHLFVFGYAGFLSGLAGIVHVSSTRLANPFDLVGSELDVIAAVILGGARITGGSGTVVGTLLGVVLVTLINNVLILAGVPSTWQKVIVGAFIVLAGTVFASKRVD; translated from the coding sequence ATGAACACTACTATATTGTCCACCAACGCTGCCACGGCCGCGAGCCCGGCCAGGCGCAAGTTTCTGCTGCGCAGCTGGCTTACCCGCCATCCTTCCGCATTCACGCTGCTGCTGATCGTCCTGGTCTGCATCGCCATCGGCGCGCTCAACCCGGGTTTCTTCCAGCTGGCGATGCTGTTCGACATCGTTCGCGCCTGCACCGTGCTGGGCTTGTTTTCCCTGGGCGTGATGATCGTACTGGCGGCCGGCGGCATCGACGTTTCGTTTGCGGCGATCGCCGCCTTGACGATGTACAGCATCACCAAGGTCGTGCTGGTTTATTTCCCGGACGCGAGCATGGCGCTGATACTGACCAGCGGCGCTGTCGGCGGCACGGCACTGGGCGTGCTCAACGGCCTGCTGGTGGACTGGCTCAAGGCGCCGTCGCTGATCGTGACGATAGGCACGCAATACCTGTACCGCGGGCTGTTGCTGACCTTTGTCGGCACCGTGTTCTTCATGAACATCCCGCATTCGATGGACGCGTTCGGCAAGCTGGCGCTGTGGCGCCACGATACTGCCGAAGGATTGCATGCCGTGCTGCCGGCCACGGTGCTGGTGCTGGTCGCCGCGGGCTTGCTGACCTGGTGGCTGCTCAACCGTACGCTGATGGGACGGGCGGTGTATGCCATCGGCGGCAGCCTGGCGATTGCCGAGCGGCTCGGCTACAACCTGCGCACCGTGCACCTGTTTGTCTTCGGCTACGCCGGCTTCCTGTCGGGCCTGGCCGGCATCGTGCACGTATCGAGCACGCGCCTGGCCAATCCCTTTGACCTGGTGGGCAGCGAACTGGACGTGATCGCCGCCGTGATCCTGGGCGGAGCCCGCATCACCGGCGGCAGCGGCACCGTGGTCGGCACCTTGCTGGGCGTGGTGCTGGTTACCCTGATCAATAATGTGCTGATCCTGGCCGGCGTGCCGAGCACCTGGCAAAAGGTGATTGTCGGCGCGTTCATCGTCTTGGCCGGCACGGTATTCGCCAGCAAGCGTGTCGACTGA
- a CDS encoding sugar ABC transporter ATP-binding protein encodes MTSTMLSQDGAASNDRQRVFLEVQDVHKRFAGVHALRGIDLTIEAGEIYHLLGENGCGKSTLIKIISGAQAPSQGRLLINGVSHASLSPLQALTLGIETVYQDLSLLPNMSVAENVALSEQLVNGNGKLVRRFDRRAVEATAMRALATVNLPTDAAFLATRADELPIATRQLLAIARAIATRAQMVIMDEPTTSLTQKEVDNLVAVIEGLRAQGVAVLFVSHKLDECFAIGGQAIVFRDGAKVVQGPIAGFTKAQLAHWMTGKQLDGARYRNRSYGNGELLEVQGLGRKDYFRDVDFVLHKGEILGITGLLDSGRNELALALAGVQAADRGRIALEGGEVVLRTPGDAIRHNIGYVPEDRLSEGLFLDKSIRDNIITTVLNSLRGRCGALDARRSQQLAEDTVASLQIATPDVDRPVQSLSGGNQQRVLIGRWLAIRPRVLILHGPTVGVDVGSKDIIYKIVQRLAEEGLGVILVSDDLPELLQNCDRILMMRKGRIAHNFDVEGLTESELYRTLVSDSIPKATA; translated from the coding sequence ATGACCAGTACCATGCTCAGCCAAGACGGCGCGGCCTCCAACGACCGCCAGCGCGTATTCCTGGAAGTGCAGGATGTGCACAAGCGCTTTGCCGGCGTGCACGCCTTGCGCGGCATCGACCTCACTATCGAGGCCGGAGAAATCTACCACCTGCTGGGAGAGAACGGCTGCGGCAAGAGCACCTTGATCAAGATCATTTCCGGCGCCCAGGCCCCGAGCCAGGGCCGCCTGCTGATCAACGGCGTATCGCACGCCTCGCTGTCGCCGCTGCAAGCACTGACGCTAGGCATTGAAACGGTGTACCAGGACCTGTCGCTGCTGCCCAACATGAGCGTGGCGGAAAATGTGGCGCTGAGCGAACAGCTGGTCAACGGCAACGGCAAGCTGGTGCGGCGTTTCGATCGGCGCGCGGTCGAGGCCACCGCCATGCGGGCGCTGGCGACAGTGAACTTGCCGACCGACGCCGCCTTCCTCGCCACCCGCGCCGACGAACTGCCGATCGCCACCAGGCAGCTGCTGGCGATTGCCAGGGCTATCGCCACTCGCGCGCAGATGGTCATCATGGATGAGCCGACCACCTCGCTGACGCAGAAGGAAGTGGACAACCTGGTGGCGGTGATCGAGGGCTTGCGCGCCCAGGGCGTGGCGGTGCTGTTCGTGAGCCACAAGCTGGATGAATGTTTTGCCATCGGCGGCCAGGCCATCGTGTTTCGCGACGGCGCCAAGGTGGTGCAGGGACCGATCGCGGGTTTCACCAAGGCGCAGCTGGCGCACTGGATGACCGGCAAGCAGCTGGACGGCGCCCGCTACCGCAATCGCTCGTACGGCAACGGCGAATTGCTGGAGGTGCAAGGGCTGGGCCGCAAAGATTATTTCAGGGATGTCGACTTCGTGCTGCACAAGGGAGAAATCCTCGGCATCACGGGCCTGCTCGACTCCGGCCGCAACGAACTCGCGCTGGCGCTGGCAGGCGTGCAGGCAGCAGACCGGGGACGCATCGCGCTGGAAGGCGGCGAGGTGGTTCTGCGCACGCCCGGCGACGCCATCCGCCACAATATCGGTTATGTGCCGGAAGACCGCCTCAGCGAAGGCCTGTTCCTCGACAAATCGATCCGCGACAACATCATCACCACCGTACTGAACAGCCTGCGCGGCCGCTGCGGCGCACTCGACGCGCGCCGCAGCCAGCAACTGGCGGAAGACACCGTGGCCAGCCTGCAGATCGCCACGCCGGATGTGGACCGGCCGGTGCAGTCGCTGTCGGGCGGCAACCAGCAGAGAGTCCTGATCGGCCGCTGGCTCGCCATCCGGCCGCGGGTGCTGATCCTGCACGGGCCTACCGTCGGCGTCGACGTCGGCTCCAAGGACATCATCTACAAGATCGTGCAGCGCCTGGCGGAAGAGGGTCTGGGCGTGATCCTGGTCAGCGACGACCTGCCGGAGCTGCTGCAGAACTGCGACCGCATCCTGATGATGCGCAAGGGACGCATCGCCCACAATTTCGACGTCGAAGGGCTGACCGAAAGCGAGCTGTACCGCACCCTGGTCTCCGACAGCATTCCTAAGGCAACTGCATGA
- a CDS encoding substrate-binding domain-containing protein, with product MLKKTTCAALVLGALASLAYTGAIQAENKPIDVVTVVKITGISWFNRMEVGVKEFGAGNPGVTTRQIGPAQSDAAQQQRLVEDLVAKKVDAIAVVSMDPPTLEPVLKRAMERGIKVVTHEADNQKNTMVDIEAFDNTAYGARLNDRLAACMGQKGKWSSLVGSLGSQSQVQWADGGASNAAKKYPGMTLVDAKNESANDAEKAYSKAKEILRKHPDIKGFQGSSSLDVLGIGRAVEEAGLQGKICVYGTGLPSEAAKFLESGAVGGIAFWDPKDAGIMMNKAAVMLVQGKKITDGMDMGVSGYNKVAVKKGPGAGVIVTGQAWVEVDKSNYKKYAF from the coding sequence ATGCTAAAAAAAACTACATGCGCTGCGCTGGTCCTGGGCGCCTTGGCCTCGCTGGCCTATACCGGCGCAATCCAGGCAGAAAACAAACCGATTGACGTCGTCACCGTGGTCAAGATCACCGGCATCAGCTGGTTCAACCGGATGGAAGTCGGGGTCAAGGAGTTCGGCGCCGGCAATCCCGGCGTCACTACCCGGCAGATCGGTCCGGCACAGTCCGACGCCGCCCAGCAGCAACGCCTGGTGGAAGACCTGGTCGCCAAGAAGGTGGACGCCATCGCCGTGGTGTCGATGGATCCGCCGACGCTGGAGCCGGTGCTCAAGCGCGCCATGGAACGCGGCATCAAGGTGGTGACGCATGAAGCCGATAATCAAAAGAACACCATGGTCGACATCGAAGCCTTCGACAATACCGCCTACGGTGCGCGGCTTAACGACCGGCTCGCCGCCTGCATGGGACAAAAGGGCAAATGGTCGTCGCTGGTCGGTTCGCTGGGCAGCCAGTCGCAAGTGCAATGGGCCGACGGCGGCGCTTCCAACGCCGCCAAGAAATATCCTGGCATGACCCTGGTCGACGCCAAGAACGAGTCTGCCAACGATGCCGAGAAAGCTTATTCCAAGGCCAAGGAAATCCTGCGCAAGCATCCCGATATCAAGGGTTTCCAGGGCTCTTCGTCGCTCGACGTGCTGGGCATCGGGCGAGCGGTGGAAGAGGCCGGCCTGCAAGGCAAGATCTGCGTCTACGGCACCGGCTTGCCTAGCGAGGCCGCCAAGTTCCTGGAATCCGGCGCGGTCGGCGGGATTGCCTTCTGGGATCCGAAAGACGCCGGCATCATGATGAACAAGGCGGCGGTGATGCTGGTCCAGGGCAAGAAGATCACCGACGGCATGGACATGGGTGTGTCCGGCTACAACAAGGTGGCGGTGAAAAAGGGCCCGGGCGCCGGCGTGATCGTCACCGGCCAGGCATGGGTCGAAGTCGACAAGAGCAATTACAAGAAGTACGCGTTCTAG
- a CDS encoding ABC transporter permease yields MKFKFADPQLNFLVGINALILLTATVLSHGGFIDIYNFQSMASQLPELGLLAIGVALAMISGNGGIDLSGVGLANLAGVVAASVVPQLVVADTSPWLYTGSFVLVALGVGLAGGFLNGWLIARVGLTPILCTLGSQLIFTGLAVVLTNGSSLRISSVDPMSAIGNEMLFGVPIPFVIFMLLLVGIGWLLRYSPFGIRLFLLGTNAKAARYAGIPGERMLIATYTLCGLLAGVAGVIIAARTASVKADYGSSYLLIAILIAVMAGVRPQGGYGRMVCLFFSAMALQLLSSTFNLLDISNFFRDCAWGLLLLCFLASARINLKDFHPFSSRNSAPLNQSPPGKTPNL; encoded by the coding sequence ATGAAATTCAAGTTTGCCGATCCTCAGCTCAATTTCCTGGTGGGCATCAATGCGCTCATCCTGCTGACCGCGACGGTCCTCTCGCACGGCGGTTTCATCGATATCTACAATTTCCAGTCGATGGCCAGCCAGCTGCCTGAACTGGGCTTGCTGGCGATCGGCGTCGCGCTGGCGATGATTTCCGGCAACGGCGGCATCGACCTGTCCGGCGTCGGCCTCGCCAACCTGGCGGGAGTGGTCGCCGCCAGCGTGGTGCCGCAGCTGGTGGTTGCCGATACCTCGCCGTGGCTGTACACCGGGTCGTTCGTGCTGGTGGCGCTGGGCGTGGGACTGGCCGGCGGATTCCTGAACGGATGGCTGATTGCCCGCGTCGGCCTGACGCCGATCCTGTGCACGCTGGGCAGCCAGCTGATTTTTACCGGCCTGGCGGTGGTGCTGACCAACGGCTCCAGCTTGCGCATCAGCAGCGTCGATCCGATGTCCGCCATCGGCAACGAAATGCTGTTCGGAGTGCCGATTCCCTTCGTCATTTTCATGCTACTGCTGGTCGGCATCGGCTGGCTGCTACGCTACAGCCCGTTCGGCATCCGCCTGTTCCTGCTCGGCACCAATGCCAAAGCGGCGCGCTACGCCGGCATCCCCGGCGAGCGGATGCTGATCGCCACCTACACGCTGTGCGGCCTGCTGGCCGGGGTGGCGGGAGTGATCATTGCGGCGCGCACCGCCAGCGTCAAGGCCGATTACGGCAGCTCCTACCTGCTGATCGCGATCCTGATCGCAGTGATGGCGGGAGTGCGGCCGCAGGGCGGATACGGGCGCATGGTCTGCCTGTTTTTCTCGGCCATGGCGCTGCAGCTGCTGTCCAGCACCTTCAACCTGCTGGATATCTCGAATTTTTTCCGCGACTGCGCATGGGGGCTGCTGTTGCTGTGCTTCCTGGCGTCCGCCCGTATCAACCTGAAGGATTTCCATCCGTTTTCATCGCGCAACAGCGCACCGTTGAACCAGTCCCCTCCTGGAAAAACGCCGAACCTTTAG
- a CDS encoding ribokinase, producing MTAFVKRSGVAILGIYVADLAFRASHMPGVGQTIAGSGFAMGPGGKGSNQAVAAARAGARVSFISTIGRDPFADNALALWAGEGIVPRVQQVADQPTGAAFIYINHSNGENAIIVVPGAASLICAADVEAAADAIAGACVFVTQLEQPAAAARRGLEIARAAGTITVFNPAPAVEFDSAFYPLCDYITPNEHEAALLTGLPVTTLEQARRAGDVFLARGVGCALITLGAQGALLHSASESVLIAPFSVGPVVETAGAGDAFTGGFATALAEGASPRDAARFASAVAAISVTRAGTAPSMPARAEIDALLRSAA from the coding sequence ATGACTGCGTTCGTCAAGCGCTCCGGTGTCGCCATCCTGGGCATTTATGTCGCCGACCTGGCTTTCCGCGCCAGCCACATGCCGGGCGTGGGCCAGACCATCGCCGGCTCCGGTTTTGCGATGGGGCCGGGCGGCAAGGGTTCCAACCAGGCCGTGGCCGCCGCCCGCGCCGGCGCCCGGGTGAGTTTCATCTCCACCATCGGACGCGATCCGTTTGCCGATAACGCACTGGCCCTGTGGGCCGGCGAAGGCATCGTGCCGCGCGTGCAGCAGGTAGCCGACCAGCCTACCGGCGCCGCCTTCATCTATATCAATCACAGCAACGGCGAGAACGCCATTATCGTGGTGCCCGGCGCCGCCAGCCTGATCTGCGCCGCTGACGTCGAGGCCGCCGCCGACGCCATCGCCGGCGCCTGCGTTTTTGTGACGCAGCTGGAACAGCCGGCTGCCGCCGCCCGGCGCGGACTGGAAATCGCCCGCGCCGCAGGCACCATCACTGTCTTCAACCCGGCGCCGGCAGTAGAGTTCGACAGCGCTTTTTATCCGCTGTGCGATTACATCACGCCGAACGAACACGAAGCCGCGCTGCTGACCGGCTTGCCGGTGACTACGCTTGAACAGGCGCGCCGCGCCGGCGATGTATTCCTTGCCAGGGGCGTGGGCTGCGCCTTGATCACACTCGGCGCGCAGGGCGCTTTATTGCATAGCGCCAGCGAGTCGGTGCTGATCGCGCCATTCAGCGTCGGCCCGGTGGTCGAGACGGCCGGCGCCGGCGATGCCTTCACCGGCGGCTTCGCCACCGCGCTGGCAGAGGGCGCCAGTCCAAGGGACGCCGCCCGCTTTGCCTCTGCAGTCGCAGCCATTTCCGTCACCCGCGCCGGCACCGCGCCTTCCATGCCGGCCCGCGCCGAAATCGATGCGCTGCTGCGCTCGGCGGCATAA
- a CDS encoding RbsD/FucU family protein yields MLKLIDPLLNADVLYALRAMGHGDELVLCDANFPADSVARQTTLGRLLRIDGVGTAQAARAILSVLPLDNAVDAPARRMEVAGEPGNVPPVQQEVQLEIDQAEGRVRVMGSVERFAFYETARKAYCVIATGERRFYGCFLFKKGVIAPEA; encoded by the coding sequence ATGCTGAAACTGATTGATCCCTTGCTCAACGCCGATGTGCTGTATGCCCTGCGGGCCATGGGACACGGCGATGAACTGGTGCTGTGCGACGCCAACTTCCCGGCCGATTCGGTGGCGCGCCAGACCACGCTCGGGCGGCTGTTGCGGATTGACGGCGTCGGCACCGCGCAAGCGGCGCGCGCCATCTTGTCAGTGCTGCCGCTGGATAACGCAGTCGACGCTCCGGCCAGGCGCATGGAAGTCGCCGGCGAACCCGGCAATGTGCCGCCGGTGCAGCAGGAAGTCCAGCTGGAAATCGACCAGGCTGAAGGCCGGGTGCGCGTCATGGGTTCGGTCGAGCGCTTCGCTTTCTATGAGACGGCGCGCAAGGCTTACTGCGTCATCGCCACCGGCGAGCGCCGTTTCTACGGCTGTTTCCTGTTCAAAAAGGGCGTCATCGCCCCTGAGGCCTGA
- a CDS encoding aldehyde dehydrogenase family protein yields MSVSHYFDTMDYGPAPESDSEARLWLARHADGFGHHIGGRFTTAAAHFDTAEPATGKLLARIAQGSAADVDAAVAAARNAQLDWQALGGHGRARHLYALARMVQRHARLFAVIEALDNGKPIRETRDIDVPLVARHFYHHAGWAQLQEREFADQAPLGVIGQIVPWNFPLLMLAWKIAPALALGNTVVLKPAEFTSLSALLFAELAVQAGLPAGVLNVVTGDGATGAALVAHQDVNKIAFTGSTEVGRLIREQTAGSGKSLTLELGGKSPFIVFEDADIDAAIEGVVDAIWFNQGQVCCAGARLLVQEGIAEDFITRLKRRMQSLRAGQPLDKTIDIGSLIAPSQLERVRTLVELGVKEGASCYQPAIDLPAGGCFYPPTLLTNVHPSSTVATEEIFGPVLAAMTFRTPDEAVALANNTRYGLAASVWSETIGLALGIAPQLKAGVVWVNSTNLFDAGVGFGGYRESGFGREGGREGCYEYLKPRAWAERRQRVAANAANIEPAAHEPRSATGLPALDRTAKLYIGGKQVRPDGEHAQAVFGAAGQLFGEVGAGNRKDIRNAVAAAHAAAAWSNATPHRRAQGLYYLAENLSARSAEFAARIAASTGVSAGAAQAEVEASIQRLFSYGAWADKYEGTVHVPPLRGVALAMVEAIGVVGVVCPDEAPLLAFISLLAPLLAMGNRVVIVPSERHPLIATDFYQVLETSDLPAGVVNIVTGASDSLLQTLAAHDDVDAVWTFGAKARSQAAERLSAGNLKRTLVDYGLATDWHDAMVAEGPAFLRHAVQVKNIWIPYGE; encoded by the coding sequence ATGAGTGTTTCACATTATTTCGACACCATGGACTACGGCCCTGCACCTGAAAGCGATTCCGAAGCCCGCCTGTGGCTGGCGCGTCATGCCGACGGCTTCGGCCATCATATCGGCGGCCGCTTTACCACGGCTGCCGCCCATTTCGATACGGCCGAACCGGCCACCGGTAAGCTGCTGGCCCGCATCGCGCAAGGCAGCGCAGCGGACGTTGACGCTGCGGTTGCGGCTGCGCGCAATGCCCAGCTAGACTGGCAAGCCTTGGGCGGCCACGGCCGGGCACGCCACCTGTATGCGCTGGCGCGCATGGTGCAGCGGCACGCTCGCCTGTTTGCAGTAATAGAAGCGCTCGACAACGGCAAGCCGATCCGCGAAACGCGCGATATCGACGTGCCGCTGGTCGCGCGGCATTTTTACCATCACGCCGGCTGGGCGCAGCTGCAGGAACGCGAATTTGCCGACCAGGCGCCGCTGGGAGTGATCGGCCAGATCGTTCCCTGGAATTTTCCCTTGCTGATGCTGGCCTGGAAGATCGCGCCCGCGCTGGCGCTGGGCAATACGGTAGTGCTCAAGCCGGCGGAATTCACGTCGCTGAGCGCATTGCTGTTTGCCGAGCTGGCGGTGCAAGCCGGGCTGCCGGCCGGCGTGCTTAACGTGGTTACCGGCGACGGCGCCACCGGTGCGGCGCTGGTCGCGCACCAGGATGTGAACAAGATTGCGTTTACCGGCTCGACCGAGGTCGGGCGCCTGATCCGCGAACAAACCGCGGGATCGGGAAAATCGCTGACATTGGAGCTGGGCGGCAAATCGCCGTTCATCGTATTTGAGGACGCCGACATCGACGCCGCCATCGAGGGCGTGGTCGATGCGATCTGGTTCAACCAGGGCCAGGTCTGCTGCGCCGGCGCGCGCCTGCTGGTGCAGGAAGGCATCGCCGAGGATTTCATAACGCGCCTCAAGCGCCGCATGCAAAGCTTGCGCGCCGGCCAGCCGCTGGACAAGACCATCGATATCGGTTCGCTGATAGCGCCGTCGCAGCTTGAACGGGTGCGCACACTGGTGGAGCTGGGCGTCAAGGAAGGCGCCAGCTGCTACCAGCCGGCTATCGACTTGCCGGCGGGCGGCTGTTTTTATCCGCCGACGCTGCTCACCAACGTGCATCCGAGCTCCACGGTGGCCACCGAAGAAATTTTCGGGCCGGTGCTTGCCGCGATGACTTTTCGCACGCCCGACGAAGCCGTGGCGCTGGCCAACAACACACGCTACGGCCTGGCAGCCAGCGTCTGGAGCGAAACCATCGGCCTGGCGCTGGGCATTGCGCCGCAGCTGAAGGCGGGCGTGGTCTGGGTGAATTCGACCAACCTGTTCGATGCCGGCGTCGGATTCGGCGGTTATCGCGAATCGGGATTCGGACGCGAGGGCGGCCGCGAAGGCTGCTACGAATATCTTAAACCGCGGGCCTGGGCTGAACGTCGCCAGCGTGTTGCCGCGAACGCCGCGAACATAGAACCGGCGGCACATGAGCCGCGCAGCGCTACGGGCTTGCCCGCGCTCGACCGCACCGCCAAGCTGTACATCGGCGGCAAGCAGGTCAGGCCGGACGGCGAGCATGCGCAAGCCGTGTTCGGCGCCGCGGGACAGCTGTTCGGCGAGGTCGGCGCCGGCAACCGCAAGGATATCCGCAATGCGGTCGCTGCCGCGCATGCCGCTGCCGCATGGTCGAACGCCACGCCGCACCGCCGCGCCCAGGGGCTGTATTACCTTGCCGAAAACCTGTCGGCCCGCTCGGCCGAATTCGCCGCACGCATCGCTGCCTCCACCGGCGTCAGCGCCGGCGCGGCGCAGGCCGAGGTAGAGGCATCCATCCAGCGCCTGTTCAGCTACGGCGCATGGGCCGACAAATACGAGGGCACGGTGCACGTGCCGCCGTTGCGCGGCGTGGCCCTGGCCATGGTGGAGGCAATCGGCGTGGTCGGCGTAGTGTGCCCGGATGAAGCGCCGCTGCTGGCTTTCATCAGCCTGCTGGCGCCTCTGCTTGCGATGGGCAACCGGGTGGTGATCGTGCCCAGCGAGCGCCATCCACTGATAGCCACCGATTTTTACCAGGTACTGGAAACCTCCGACTTGCCGGCAGGCGTGGTCAATATCGTCACCGGCGCCAGCGACAGCCTGCTGCAAACGCTGGCTGCACATGACGATGTCGACGCCGTATGGACATTCGGCGCCAAGGCCAGGTCGCAGGCCGCCGAACGGCTGTCCGCGGGCAACCTGAAACGGACGCTGGTGGACTACGGACTGGCTACCGACTGGCACGATGCGATGGTGGCCGAAGGGCCTGCCTTTTTGCGCCATGCGGTGCAAGTCAAGAACATCTGGATTCCGTACGGAGAGTAA